From the genome of Colwellia psychrerythraea 34H, one region includes:
- a CDS encoding PfaB family protein, protein MVNNHYKTAIIGLDAQFENEQSVQTDIDRVERALYLGKLSGNISGKSLDQAEISDKENTTLKLSCSATVERMALANQVSSADIKVVVLMHDSENIVIDIENVIVVTSLASALQQIDTLIEQNFLVALLGINLLSLSDKQNGSDVCQELATISYDQNFSAYQACRGIAALLFAPATFAQTHHCYVYSRIKGFATGSDITSVTAAALDKAQVNATDIGLLEVSALSNKDASLAETKGLLSHYLIDGANKAVMSEDANEALNTAISCARSVTGEGAGFSEVLGLLRTVIALQQRYIPAITDWQQPQASELEKWQSSSCYFPTEARPWYPQPNGNAHFGAYSCLTVSDNNHDYCHIILQEEQVGLIDGKHAASDIRSNGFIACSDLQLVLIGAEDLPNLLTQLIDLEDELEATFKGNLEEKAEQSRTSLKDIALTRFEQSKGNSSRYTIALLSESIEELSKEIKLAKAGVPAAFSDVNSDKNNQQEWRTPKGSYFSASPVNNSESATNNVSFLYPGIGATYVGLGRDLFHLFPEIHQDVANLADDIGASLKDKLLNPRSIIRPDFKALKQLDLNLRGKLADIAEAGVGFACVFTKVFENVFKVKADFATGYSMGEVSMYAALGAWQQPGLMSARLANSDTFNQRLCGDLLTLREHWGLPSSTSSPTNSPSNDQAESLDELIWETYTIKATLDEVIAASEDEERVYCTIVNTPDSLLLGGYPADCLRVIKKLGVRAMPLNMANAIHSAPAKIEYDDMVELYTMDVTARLKTKMYSSSCYLPVPQMSKAIAHSVAKCLCDRVDFPRLINTMHDKGARVFIEMGPGRSLCSWVDKILDFDDSSKNGLSNKEPNQVAHKARVSVPVNAKGTSDELTYVRAVAKLVSHGVKLDLHRLFNGSIIVKKPQA, encoded by the coding sequence ATGGTTAACAATCATTATAAAACGGCCATTATTGGTTTAGATGCTCAGTTTGAAAATGAACAGAGCGTTCAAACCGATATTGATCGGGTTGAACGTGCGCTATACCTCGGCAAACTTTCAGGGAATATCTCAGGTAAGAGCCTAGATCAAGCTGAAATATCAGACAAGGAAAATACAACACTCAAGCTAAGCTGTTCAGCAACGGTTGAGCGTATGGCACTTGCTAATCAAGTCAGTAGCGCTGATATCAAAGTTGTTGTGCTAATGCACGACAGTGAAAATATAGTCATTGATATTGAAAATGTTATTGTTGTTACTTCGTTAGCTAGCGCACTACAACAAATAGATACGTTGATTGAGCAAAATTTCTTGGTAGCCTTGCTTGGTATTAATTTACTTAGTTTAAGCGATAAGCAAAATGGCAGTGATGTTTGCCAAGAGCTGGCGACCATCTCATATGATCAAAACTTTAGCGCTTATCAAGCGTGTCGCGGTATTGCTGCATTATTATTTGCACCTGCAACGTTTGCACAAACTCATCACTGTTATGTCTATTCGCGGATAAAAGGTTTTGCCACGGGGAGCGATATAACTAGTGTTACTGCTGCAGCGTTAGATAAAGCGCAAGTCAATGCAACAGATATTGGTTTGCTTGAAGTTTCTGCGTTATCAAATAAAGATGCTTCGCTTGCTGAAACAAAAGGTTTATTGAGCCATTATTTAATAGATGGTGCCAATAAAGCAGTAATGAGTGAAGATGCCAATGAAGCATTAAATACGGCTATCTCTTGTGCACGTAGTGTTACCGGAGAAGGGGCTGGCTTTTCTGAAGTGTTAGGTTTGTTACGTACCGTTATTGCACTGCAACAACGTTATATTCCTGCCATTACTGATTGGCAACAACCACAAGCCAGTGAACTTGAAAAATGGCAAAGCTCAAGCTGTTACTTTCCAACAGAGGCTCGTCCATGGTATCCACAGCCTAATGGTAATGCCCACTTTGGCGCGTACAGTTGTTTAACCGTTTCAGACAATAATCATGATTATTGTCATATTATCCTGCAAGAAGAGCAGGTTGGTCTTATTGATGGTAAACATGCTGCAAGCGATATTCGCAGTAATGGTTTTATTGCCTGTAGTGATTTACAGCTAGTATTAATTGGCGCAGAGGATTTACCTAATTTATTAACTCAGTTAATTGATCTTGAAGATGAGCTTGAAGCTACTTTTAAAGGTAACCTTGAAGAGAAGGCTGAACAGAGTAGAACATCACTTAAAGATATTGCTTTAACGCGTTTTGAACAGTCTAAAGGCAATAGCAGTCGTTATACGATTGCCTTATTGTCTGAATCGATAGAAGAACTAAGCAAAGAAATAAAACTCGCTAAAGCCGGTGTTCCTGCAGCATTTTCTGATGTTAATTCTGATAAGAATAATCAGCAAGAATGGCGAACGCCAAAAGGCAGCTATTTTAGTGCTAGCCCTGTTAATAATAGTGAATCAGCGACTAATAATGTTTCATTTTTATATCCGGGCATTGGTGCAACGTATGTCGGTTTAGGACGTGATTTATTCCACCTTTTTCCTGAAATACACCAAGATGTTGCTAACTTAGCCGACGATATTGGCGCAAGTTTAAAAGATAAATTATTAAATCCCCGGTCCATAATTCGTCCTGATTTTAAAGCATTAAAACAGCTTGATTTAAACCTCCGTGGTAAGTTGGCTGATATTGCAGAAGCAGGCGTTGGTTTTGCGTGTGTATTCACTAAAGTATTTGAAAACGTCTTTAAGGTAAAGGCAGACTTTGCTACAGGTTACAGCATGGGTGAAGTCAGTATGTACGCTGCATTGGGTGCATGGCAACAACCAGGATTGATGAGCGCACGTTTAGCTAATTCAGATACCTTCAATCAACGTTTATGTGGTGACTTGCTAACTTTACGTGAGCATTGGGGGCTTCCTAGTTCGACAAGTAGTCCTACTAATAGCCCTAGCAATGACCAAGCTGAAAGTCTAGATGAGTTGATTTGGGAAACCTACACCATTAAAGCAACGTTAGATGAAGTTATCGCTGCCAGTGAAGATGAAGAACGTGTTTATTGCACCATAGTTAATACGCCAGACAGTTTATTATTAGGTGGTTATCCAGCCGATTGTCTACGCGTTATTAAAAAACTTGGTGTACGTGCTATGCCACTTAACATGGCAAATGCAATTCACAGTGCACCAGCAAAAATTGAATATGACGACATGGTTGAACTTTATACCATGGACGTTACTGCGCGCTTAAAAACTAAAATGTATTCAAGCTCTTGTTACTTACCCGTACCACAAATGAGCAAAGCGATTGCTCACAGTGTTGCTAAGTGTTTATGCGACCGAGTAGATTTCCCCCGTTTAATTAACACCATGCACGATAAAGGTGCGCGGGTATTTATTGAAATGGGACCAGGGCGCTCGTTGTGCAGCTGGGTAGATAAAATTTTAGATTTTGACGATAGCAGTAAAAATGGCCTCTCTAATAAAGAACCTAATCAAGTTGCTCATAAAGCACGAGTATCAGTGCCAGTGAATGCAAAGGGCACAAGTGACGAGTTAACGTATGTGAGAGCCG